TCTCGTAGTTCACCTGCAGGAACAGGACGTCCGGGTTCTTCTCGGCGAACTGGACAATCTGCGCGGCAGAATCCATCAATCCCCGTCAGCACAGAGAATAGAATCGACCAAATCTTTGGGTGTTCTTGGAATCCGACGCGGCAGGTTTTCAGCAGCGAGCGAGCTGCGTACCTTGGGGTGGAGGGCGCGGCAGCCGCCACAGCCTGGGGAGAAGAAGTCGACGACGACGAGTTTGTCGCCGGCGTCGAGGAGGGAGTCTGCGAGGTCCTGAGCGGACTCAATCTCCCGCATGTTGGGGTGCACACCCTTCTCCCACCACCGCGTGGCCTTGGGAAACGACAGGTTCATCTGCAGCAACAAGGGGGCACAGATTTTTAGCTCGAATCCAGCAGCCTTCAACAGGCCAAAGAAATTCGAAGCCCGACAATGAGTAAGGGGGGAAATAGAGATCCAAATTCCCACGGCGGGAATGGAATCTAAAAAAAATAAGGATCTTTTTATTTGAGCCCTTTATTTGAATCTTGCAAGTGAAACAACACAGGAAGCGCTTGATGAAGCGAGCAACCTGTCcaggcgcggcggcggcctcgAGGCTCCGAGACAGGGGTCTCGGCTTCCTATCCGACACCGACATCCTCCCGGCGGAGAAGGAGCTCTTGGTGGCGTACCCGCCGACCGGCAGGGACTCCGCGAGCGCGGCCTTGGCGGCGCCCCTGGCCCGGCCGGCCACGCCCACATCCCCGGCGCACGGCGACGCCACGACGCTCTTGCACAACGCCTCAGCCATGCCGTCCGAAATGGAATCCCACACTTCGCGAGGAGCGTGCTAGCGAGCGAGGGTGCTGCAGCAGCGGAGAGAGCACGCGAGGGCGGAGGAGAGAAACGAGGGAGAGAAGACGTCGCTGCAATGGCGGATGTGGCGAAGAGAGGAGAAAAGCAGCGCCCATTTAGAGGACAGAAAGGGAGGGCGCACGCACGCTTTTTACCCCACCCACGCCTCTTTTCCCCTCCCCCGCAACGGCTTCCGCGTGCGGTAACTCTCGCTCGGGCAGGGGACCGTCGGATCCTCGCGGGCCGACGGGCCGATGCGCCCTGGCGGCGGTTGCGGCCGCTTTTACCGTGCGGTTAAAGGCGGGCGGAAGTGGATATAGTGGTGTGGATAAGACCGAGGCTGGGGGCCTCGCCAGCGGTCCGTACAGGCAGTTGAACGTGACACGTATTTGTCGTGCCTGCCGGGTACGGTGCTCGGGTGCCGCGTAGCACTGGGTTCTGTTCCATGGACGAGCGGGCCCACTA
Above is a genomic segment from Miscanthus floridulus cultivar M001 chromosome 3, ASM1932011v1, whole genome shotgun sequence containing:
- the LOC136547598 gene encoding thioredoxin-like 1-1, chloroplastic, which produces MAEALCKSVVASPCAGDVGVAGRARGAAKAALAESLPVGGYATKSSFSAGRMSVSDRKPRPLSRSLEAAAAPGQMNLSFPKATRWWEKGVHPNMREIESAQDLADSLLDAGDKLVVVDFFSPGCGGCRALHPKIVQFAEKNPDVLFLQVNYETHKSMCYSLHVHVLPFFRFYRGAEGRVSSFSCTNATIKKFKDALAKHGADRCSLGPARGLDESELVALAANRDLQFTYEKPVLVPLAEAVEAYDTVFFSHNVTASAGL